A section of the Agromyces aurantiacus genome encodes:
- a CDS encoding nSTAND1 domain-containing NTPase, which translates to MSIRVLGPIEVDGGQELRPRDRNVLAALVVRHGRPVAPAEIAEAVWGDAPPASWPKQVQICMVRLRKVLSHDAIETVGDDGYRLVPERVEVDAARMEELVARGRQFLATGEPDRAATALGRALALVRGEPYRAVEHWAPAAAEAARLTEVVRSAEDDLLEARLSLGRHREVVGDARALVTQDPLRERRWAALALAQYRCGRQADALDSIQRARALLREQLGIDPGVALLGLERRILHQDPSLDQVAEPRPVSTACPYKGLAPLGPGDALFGRDREIAELLERSPATGLLVITGASGSGKSSLLRAGLVPALERRGRTCRVVVPDPTGSIEIPDATGPAPVLAVDQFEQLLLGSRPPDALAAQLSALAEAATSAGLVIIVVRADQLALLGVNPMLGRLAEENLHFVTAPTGAALREAIERPALDAGLRVEPGLVDLVVRDTEGEPGALPMMSHALAETWHRRDGNVLTVEAYRASGGIQGAVARTADRVYESVPDAQRRAIRSVLLRLVVPSPEGPPLRSRVANSALRGNPEWEDVVSRLIAARLVTAEDGALEISHDALVRAWPRLQSWLEEDAAGLRILRHLAAAAQGWEGLGRPETELYRGARLEAAQEYLELASPDLTPLEREFLDEAVRRSASERDAIRARAARDARQNRRLRVALAAAAALLVATVGAVAVAARQGADARAQGEQATIEAIVNRSLALRGTDRDIAALLAVEAHRRWPGDARVTSALLGTFTSGMGFLETRYVDEARSLRGAVIPATTRALVLRDTTRPAIIDLDTGRELASIDLPGGSEPVGGADVAVSEDGTRAAVLLDLPADDCAEGTITPAGTCGAYVVVDLANGTASAAPVVTPDGPGGIAISPDGQRVAVIGRGSGVVSTHDLAAPGTLAVVPGLPSATAAEGWWGITAVTFGPDGLVYAGSPAGPVRAIRPETGEVTATFDAPAGSSERHVAAGSDGTLIAVGTTGLVAFDTATGAMRWTAAMHGSGPDPCPWFAASVATERLYCGSAYGEIEERDRRTGLPTGRILDTQLGAVGDLSLSADGSELVAFGRERPAIMRWRLDGSGPVSTRIADGYAALDRFGYDDDTLLVARRAPGATQSADFTDFALWDVAADRLADDIRPDLDEGIEGLGWAGRNLLVGMDVSQLQFSWYDTSGRSLVDGPSIGVECDHLWPSAGGTRAYCGGLDGEVWTIDTAARTKVEPMLQVDGPITSVSATRGGERVVVTSRGDSGMETVVLDPSGRVLAGPLTDGTELTSVSLDGTLVGTNAGAITRYDLDTLEPLGELPGARGEVNSLQFSDDGRLLLATSNDQTASLYDVATGTRLGDPITTSAPLIYPAFLRPDGAALAVTDAAGVVLWDLDPDHLAAAACRVAGRDLTQSEWATFLAGVGEYRSTCGADTGEG; encoded by the coding sequence GTGAGCATCCGCGTGCTCGGTCCGATCGAGGTCGACGGTGGTCAGGAGCTTCGGCCGCGCGACCGGAACGTGCTGGCCGCGCTGGTCGTGCGGCACGGGCGGCCGGTCGCTCCCGCCGAGATCGCCGAGGCCGTGTGGGGCGATGCGCCGCCGGCGTCGTGGCCCAAGCAGGTGCAGATCTGCATGGTCCGCCTCCGCAAGGTGCTCTCGCACGACGCGATCGAGACCGTCGGCGACGACGGATACCGCCTGGTGCCGGAGCGGGTGGAGGTCGACGCCGCCCGGATGGAGGAGCTCGTCGCGCGCGGACGCCAGTTCCTCGCGACCGGCGAGCCCGATCGGGCGGCGACGGCGCTCGGCCGGGCGCTCGCGCTCGTGCGAGGCGAGCCCTACCGGGCGGTCGAGCACTGGGCGCCCGCGGCCGCCGAGGCGGCGCGCCTGACCGAGGTGGTGCGCTCGGCCGAGGACGACCTGCTCGAAGCGCGGCTTTCGCTCGGCCGCCATCGCGAGGTGGTCGGCGATGCGCGCGCGCTCGTGACACAGGATCCGCTGCGCGAGCGCCGCTGGGCCGCCCTCGCGCTCGCGCAGTACCGCTGCGGTCGCCAGGCCGACGCGCTCGACTCGATCCAGCGAGCTCGCGCCCTCCTGCGCGAGCAGCTCGGCATCGATCCGGGCGTGGCACTGCTCGGCCTCGAGCGACGCATCCTCCATCAGGACCCGTCCCTCGACCAGGTCGCGGAACCGCGACCGGTCTCCACCGCGTGCCCGTACAAGGGCCTCGCGCCGCTCGGCCCCGGGGATGCGCTCTTCGGGCGGGACCGCGAGATCGCCGAGCTGCTCGAGCGCAGCCCGGCGACCGGCCTGCTCGTCATCACCGGCGCGTCGGGCTCGGGCAAGTCCTCCCTGCTTCGCGCCGGACTCGTCCCGGCGCTCGAACGGCGAGGCCGCACGTGCCGGGTGGTCGTGCCCGATCCGACCGGATCCATCGAGATCCCGGATGCCACGGGGCCCGCGCCGGTGCTCGCCGTCGACCAGTTCGAGCAGCTGCTGCTCGGCAGCCGCCCGCCCGATGCGCTCGCGGCCCAGCTGTCCGCGCTCGCGGAGGCCGCGACGTCCGCTGGGCTGGTCATCATCGTCGTGCGCGCCGACCAGCTCGCGCTGCTTGGCGTGAACCCCATGCTCGGCCGGCTCGCCGAGGAGAACCTGCACTTCGTGACGGCGCCGACCGGCGCGGCGCTGCGGGAGGCGATCGAGCGGCCCGCGCTCGACGCGGGCCTGCGCGTGGAGCCGGGTCTCGTCGACCTCGTCGTGCGCGACACCGAGGGCGAGCCGGGGGCGCTGCCGATGATGTCGCACGCGCTCGCCGAGACCTGGCATCGGCGCGACGGCAACGTGCTCACGGTCGAGGCGTATCGGGCGTCGGGCGGGATCCAGGGCGCCGTGGCACGGACGGCCGACCGGGTCTACGAGAGCGTTCCCGACGCGCAGCGGCGCGCCATCCGCTCGGTGCTCCTGCGGCTCGTCGTGCCGTCGCCCGAGGGTCCGCCGCTGCGGTCCCGCGTCGCGAACAGCGCGCTGCGGGGCAATCCGGAGTGGGAGGACGTGGTCTCGCGGCTCATCGCAGCGCGGCTCGTGACGGCCGAGGACGGTGCGCTCGAGATCTCGCACGACGCGCTCGTGCGGGCCTGGCCGCGGCTGCAGTCCTGGCTCGAGGAGGATGCCGCGGGGCTCCGGATCCTCCGGCACCTGGCCGCCGCCGCGCAGGGGTGGGAGGGCCTGGGTCGGCCCGAGACGGAGCTCTACCGGGGCGCTCGGCTCGAGGCGGCGCAGGAGTACCTCGAACTCGCGTCGCCCGACCTCACCCCGCTCGAGCGCGAGTTCCTCGACGAGGCGGTCCGGCGATCGGCCTCGGAGCGCGACGCGATCCGGGCGCGCGCCGCCCGGGACGCGCGTCAGAACCGTCGGCTGCGGGTCGCGCTCGCCGCGGCGGCCGCGCTGCTCGTGGCGACCGTCGGCGCCGTCGCGGTCGCCGCCCGGCAGGGTGCCGATGCGCGAGCGCAGGGCGAGCAGGCGACGATCGAGGCGATCGTGAACCGGTCGCTCGCACTGCGCGGCACCGACCGCGACATCGCCGCCCTGCTCGCGGTCGAGGCGCACCGCCGCTGGCCGGGCGACGCTCGGGTCACCTCGGCGCTCCTCGGCACGTTCACGAGCGGGATGGGCTTCCTCGAGACGCGCTACGTCGACGAGGCGCGCAGTCTGCGCGGTGCCGTCATCCCGGCGACGACCCGGGCGCTCGTGCTGCGCGACACGACCAGGCCCGCGATCATCGACCTCGACACGGGCCGTGAGCTGGCCTCGATCGACCTGCCGGGCGGGTCCGAGCCGGTGGGCGGCGCCGACGTCGCCGTGAGCGAGGACGGCACGCGAGCGGCGGTGCTCCTGGACCTGCCCGCCGACGACTGCGCCGAGGGCACCATCACGCCCGCCGGGACGTGCGGTGCCTATGTGGTCGTCGACCTCGCGAACGGCACCGCCTCGGCCGCTCCCGTCGTGACGCCCGACGGCCCGGGTGGCATCGCGATCTCGCCTGACGGGCAGCGGGTGGCCGTGATCGGGCGCGGCAGCGGCGTCGTGTCGACCCACGACCTCGCCGCGCCGGGCACGCTCGCCGTCGTTCCCGGCCTGCCGTCCGCGACTGCCGCCGAGGGGTGGTGGGGCATCACGGCGGTGACGTTCGGACCGGACGGGTTGGTCTATGCGGGATCCCCCGCGGGCCCGGTACGCGCCATCCGCCCGGAGACGGGTGAGGTGACGGCCACGTTCGATGCGCCGGCCGGCTCCTCCGAGCGGCACGTGGCGGCCGGCTCCGACGGCACGCTCATCGCGGTCGGCACGACGGGGCTCGTCGCGTTCGACACCGCCACCGGGGCGATGCGCTGGACCGCCGCCATGCACGGCAGCGGTCCCGATCCCTGCCCGTGGTTCGCCGCATCCGTCGCGACCGAGCGCCTCTACTGCGGCAGCGCCTACGGCGAGATCGAGGAACGCGACCGCCGCACCGGCCTGCCGACGGGCCGCATCCTCGACACGCAACTCGGCGCCGTGGGCGATCTCTCCCTCAGCGCCGACGGCTCCGAGCTCGTGGCGTTCGGCCGGGAGCGGCCGGCGATCATGCGGTGGCGGCTCGACGGCAGTGGGCCCGTGAGCACGAGGATCGCCGACGGCTACGCGGCGCTGGACCGGTTCGGCTACGACGACGACACGCTGCTCGTGGCGCGACGGGCGCCCGGGGCGACGCAGTCGGCCGACTTCACCGACTTCGCGCTCTGGGACGTGGCGGCGGATCGGCTGGCCGACGATATCCGGCCCGACCTCGACGAGGGCATCGAGGGTCTCGGATGGGCCGGGCGAAACCTGCTCGTCGGCATGGATGTCTCGCAGCTGCAGTTCAGCTGGTACGACACCAGCGGGCGGTCGCTGGTCGACGGCCCGTCGATCGGCGTCGAGTGCGACCACCTGTGGCCGTCGGCGGGCGGGACGCGCGCGTACTGCGGCGGCCTGGACGGCGAAGTCTGGACGATCGACACGGCCGCGCGCACCAAGGTCGAGCCGATGCTCCAGGTCGACGGGCCGATCACGTCGGTGTCGGCGACGCGGGGCGGCGAACGCGTGGTCGTCACGTCGCGCGGCGACTCCGGGATGGAGACGGTCGTCCTCGATCCGAGCGGGCGCGTGCTCGCCGGGCCGCTCACCGACGGCACCGAGCTCACCAGCGTCAGCCTCGACGGCACGCTCGTCGGCACGAACGCCGGCGCCATCACGCGCTACGACCTCGACACGCTCGAGCCGCTCGGCGAACTCCCCGGCGCGCGCGGCGAGGTCAACAGCCTGCAGTTCAGCGACGACGGGCGCCTGCTGCTCGCCACCTCGAACGACCAGACCGCCTCGCTCTACGACGTTGCGACCGGCACCCGCCTGGGCGACCCGATCACGACGAGCGCGCCGCTCATCTACCCCGCCTTCCTGCGACCGGATGGCGCGGCGCTCGCCGTCACGGATGCCGCGGGCGTGGTGCTGTGGGACCTCGACCCCGACCATCTCGCCGCCGCGGCCTGTCGGGTCGCCGGGCGGGACCTCACGCAGAGCGAGTGGGCGACGTTCCTGGCGGGAGTCGGCGAGTATCGGAGCACGTGCGGGGCCGACACGGGCGAGGGGTGA
- a CDS encoding LecA/PA-IL family lectin, with the protein MRPRLVRTAAVTAALAFGGAFAVGNTEAALAAPPPTSVFVDARIDGVGTRITLNAQRQVVITATGTAASNPFEPYYGPDGSSDEPQFDFLAPYETPYSLVARVGDGSWVAVGSGPTTVTGKGKLQLAFNDVVGDYADNVGGFTATIEITSAR; encoded by the coding sequence ATGAGGCCGAGACTCGTGAGGACCGCGGCGGTCACCGCGGCGCTGGCGTTCGGGGGCGCGTTCGCGGTCGGGAACACGGAGGCGGCGTTGGCGGCACCCCCGCCGACGTCGGTGTTCGTGGATGCGCGGATCGATGGGGTGGGCACCCGCATCACCCTCAACGCGCAGCGGCAGGTCGTGATCACCGCCACGGGAACGGCCGCGTCCAACCCGTTCGAGCCCTACTACGGCCCCGACGGGTCGAGCGACGAACCGCAGTTCGACTTCCTCGCGCCGTATGAGACGCCCTACTCCCTCGTCGCCCGCGTCGGAGACGGCTCGTGGGTGGCCGTCGGCTCCGGCCCCACCACCGTGACGGGCAAGGGCAAGCTCCAGCTCGCCTTCAACGATGTCGTCGGCGACTACGCCGACAACGTCGGCGGCTTCACGGCGACGATCGAGATCACGTCGGCGCGCTGA
- a CDS encoding methylated-DNA--[protein]-cysteine S-methyltransferase, whose protein sequence is MTRRHATLPTGLGDLLVAADDGGLAGVYFPGHWHPPAPDSLGAAVDANADPVISRLGVELDEYLAERRIRFDLPLAPTGDDFQQAVWRMLRDIPYGETTTYGELALRLGDRNLARRVGGAVGRNPLSIVVPCHRVVGADGSLTGYAGGLDRKRRLLELEGAEVVAQRRLF, encoded by the coding sequence ATGACCCGCCGCCACGCCACGCTGCCGACCGGTCTCGGCGACCTCCTCGTCGCCGCCGACGACGGCGGGCTCGCGGGCGTCTACTTCCCGGGTCACTGGCATCCGCCCGCCCCCGACTCGCTCGGCGCCGCCGTCGACGCGAACGCCGACCCGGTCATCAGCCGGCTCGGCGTCGAGCTCGACGAGTACCTCGCGGAGCGTCGCATCCGCTTCGACCTGCCCCTTGCACCGACCGGCGACGACTTCCAGCAGGCGGTGTGGCGGATGCTGCGCGACATCCCGTACGGCGAGACCACAACCTACGGGGAGCTCGCCCTGCGGCTCGGCGACCGGAACCTCGCGCGGCGCGTCGGCGGCGCGGTCGGGCGCAACCCGCTGAGCATCGTGGTGCCGTGCCACCGGGTGGTCGGCGCCGACGGGTCGCTCACCGGGTATGCGGGCGGGCTCGACCGCAAGCGGCGGCTGCTCGAGCTCGAGGGCGCCGAGGTGGTGGCGCAGCGGCGACTGTTCTGA
- a CDS encoding nucleotidyltransferase domain-containing protein — protein MEDAARRLTAPAVVPVAEARAGLSSILRDFRARGKDAGTVVIGSHRRPEAVLLPYEAFTSLSSADAGAHASTLELLRRRKPLIERLARANRIRSVFVFGSVGRGEETAESDVDLLVDPEPDASLFDLAQFELDLEALLDRPVDVVSRRSLDPERDRAVLHEAVEL, from the coding sequence ATGGAAGACGCAGCTCGCCGCCTCACCGCGCCGGCCGTGGTGCCGGTCGCGGAGGCGCGCGCCGGGCTCTCGAGCATCCTCCGCGACTTCCGGGCCCGCGGGAAGGACGCGGGCACCGTCGTGATCGGATCGCATCGCCGCCCCGAGGCCGTCCTGCTCCCCTACGAGGCCTTCACCTCGCTCTCATCCGCAGATGCCGGCGCACACGCGTCGACGCTCGAGCTCCTCCGCCGACGCAAGCCGCTCATCGAGCGCCTGGCGCGGGCCAACCGCATCCGCTCGGTCTTCGTGTTCGGTTCCGTAGGGCGCGGCGAGGAGACCGCTGAGAGCGATGTCGACCTGCTGGTCGACCCCGAACCTGACGCGTCCCTGTTCGACCTCGCACAGTTCGAGCTCGACCTCGAGGCGCTGCTCGACCGCCCCGTCGATGTGGTCTCACGTCGTTCGCTCGACCCCGAGCGCGATCGCGCCGTGCTGCACGAGGCCGTCGAGCTGTGA
- a CDS encoding HepT-like ribonuclease domain-containing protein — MRPSDRVDRWLDDLASSLDTAAALVARGRAAFDGDPAIPLAFEALSNRVGDLAKRLVAADPSRFRDPIWSQAARNRDCVVHHYDRVDSDALWQTVARSFPELRAVLDRVRG, encoded by the coding sequence GTGAGGCCGTCAGACCGGGTCGACCGCTGGCTCGACGACCTGGCTTCCAGCTTGGACACGGCGGCCGCACTCGTCGCGCGTGGGCGCGCCGCGTTCGACGGCGACCCGGCGATCCCGCTCGCGTTCGAGGCGCTGTCGAACCGCGTCGGCGACCTGGCGAAGCGGCTCGTCGCCGCCGATCCCTCACGCTTCCGCGACCCGATCTGGTCGCAGGCCGCGCGCAACCGCGATTGCGTGGTGCACCATTACGACCGCGTCGACAGCGACGCCCTCTGGCAGACGGTCGCGCGCAGCTTCCCCGAGCTCCGCGCGGTGCTCGACCGCGTTCGCGGCTGA
- a CDS encoding alcohol dehydrogenase catalytic domain-containing protein, with protein MRAAVVTAFDQPVALEDRAVPEPGPGQVLVRLEACGLCHTDIHAMRGDWPVKPGLPFVPGHEGVGIVEKLGDGVTSRSVGERVAMPWLGHACGECRFCVSGRENLCEQQQNTGYSIDGGYAEYLVADAKFASPVPEGISALDAAPLTCAGVTTYAAVKNAHVVPGERVAVWGVGGLGHLAVQYARLVGAEVIGVDITQEKLDLARELGADHVVDASAGDPVAAIAELGGADVAIVLAVAPQVFDQAFTSLNRGGRMVLVSLPAEGTLTVPVFDTVLKGTTQKGRMSRHPHLLHAHDDGYGAPGRDSHAIMSLSMSSWATSP; from the coding sequence ATGCGTGCAGCCGTCGTGACGGCGTTCGACCAGCCGGTCGCCCTCGAGGACCGAGCGGTCCCTGAGCCGGGGCCCGGCCAGGTGCTCGTCCGCCTCGAGGCGTGCGGGCTCTGCCACACCGACATCCACGCCATGCGCGGCGACTGGCCGGTCAAGCCCGGCCTGCCGTTCGTGCCCGGGCACGAGGGCGTCGGCATCGTCGAGAAGCTCGGCGACGGCGTGACGTCCCGGTCGGTCGGCGAGCGCGTCGCGATGCCGTGGCTCGGGCACGCGTGCGGCGAGTGCCGGTTCTGCGTCTCGGGCCGCGAGAACCTGTGCGAGCAGCAGCAGAACACGGGGTACTCGATCGACGGCGGCTACGCCGAGTACCTGGTCGCCGATGCGAAGTTCGCCTCGCCGGTGCCCGAGGGCATCTCGGCGCTGGATGCCGCACCGCTCACGTGCGCCGGCGTGACGACGTATGCGGCCGTGAAGAACGCGCACGTGGTGCCCGGCGAGCGGGTCGCCGTGTGGGGCGTCGGCGGGCTCGGCCACCTCGCGGTGCAGTACGCCCGACTGGTCGGTGCCGAGGTGATCGGGGTCGACATCACGCAGGAGAAGCTCGACCTCGCGCGCGAGCTCGGGGCCGACCACGTGGTCGACGCCTCGGCTGGCGACCCGGTCGCGGCGATCGCCGAACTCGGCGGGGCGGATGTCGCGATCGTGCTCGCCGTCGCACCCCAGGTCTTCGACCAGGCGTTCACGTCGCTGAACCGCGGCGGCCGGATGGTGCTCGTCTCGCTGCCCGCCGAGGGCACCCTCACCGTGCCCGTGTTCGACACCGTGCTGAAGGGCACCACGCAGAAGGGGCGGATGTCGCGACATCCGCACCTCCTGCATGCTCACGACGACGGCTACGGCGCCCCCGGGAGGGACTCGCACGCGATCATGTCGTTGTCCATGTCGAGCTGGGCGACGTCGCCGTAG
- a CDS encoding cell wall-binding repeat-containing protein produces MARTTFLPTFLVLLMLPPVRGSQPRVAGPRAEQAVTLSATRTRSTSLVTRTFTAIASAVTITAAAVLLPVSTATAAPQPGTSVAPAVLLDELTVAVDSSVPYDRDRFAEGIDVDGDGCNTRREVLQLESLIPVTIAAGCDITAGEWFSWYDGVTQTDPATLEMDHLVALKEAWISGAYAWTDQQRADYANDLEIDATLTMVTAAQNSAKSAYDPAQWVPSFTPSLCRYASDWITVKYRWNLTIDVAEQAALASLIQQNCGAFEVVVPPVRTDTASTPDAGGGVNALPAGTHRLAGLDRYATAVQISARFNPGVDALYIATGTNYPDALSASAAAGARGVPLLLVQPTAVPDVVWQEILRLAPDAIVIAGGTGVVSAAVESKLASVAPVERLAGPDRYATGRLIAEDAGLTSDVAFVADGRNFPDALSAAAVSGAYGGGVVLVPGGASSLDLATRTTLTNIGASTVRIAGGTGAVSSGIENSLQSAFAEVTRHGGSDRYATSVLVNGAGFSSASTVFLANGTNFPDALAGGALAGSLGAPMFIVQQGCVPKVVRDQILAFAPDTVVLLGGTGSLSSAVASLTECASAPAPTPTPTPSNPGNTKNCSDFATWSQAQSWFNYYYPYYGDVAQLDMDNDMIACESLPGAP; encoded by the coding sequence TTGGCGCGTACCACCTTCTTGCCCACGTTTCTCGTCTTGCTCATGCTTCCCCCAGTTCGGGGGAGCCAGCCCCGAGTCGCTGGGCCCCGGGCCGAGCAAGCGGTTACCTTGAGTGCGACCCGAACAAGGAGTACTTCGCTCGTGACCCGCACCTTCACGGCCATCGCGTCTGCCGTCACAATCACCGCGGCCGCGGTCCTGCTGCCCGTATCCACCGCCACCGCCGCCCCTCAGCCGGGAACATCGGTCGCTCCGGCCGTGCTGCTCGACGAGCTCACGGTGGCCGTCGATTCGAGCGTGCCCTACGACCGTGATCGGTTCGCCGAGGGCATCGACGTCGACGGCGACGGCTGCAACACGCGCCGCGAAGTGCTGCAACTCGAGTCACTCATTCCCGTGACGATTGCGGCGGGATGCGACATCACCGCAGGGGAGTGGTTCTCGTGGTACGACGGCGTCACGCAGACCGATCCCGCGACCCTCGAGATGGACCACCTCGTCGCACTCAAGGAGGCGTGGATCTCCGGTGCATATGCGTGGACCGACCAGCAGCGCGCCGACTACGCCAACGATCTCGAGATCGATGCGACGCTGACTATGGTCACGGCCGCGCAGAACAGTGCGAAGAGCGCGTACGACCCGGCGCAGTGGGTGCCCTCGTTCACCCCTTCGCTCTGCCGGTACGCGTCGGACTGGATCACGGTCAAGTACCGCTGGAACCTGACGATCGACGTCGCCGAGCAGGCGGCTCTTGCCTCCCTCATCCAGCAGAACTGCGGCGCGTTCGAGGTCGTCGTCCCGCCGGTTCGGACCGACACGGCCTCGACGCCCGACGCGGGTGGCGGAGTGAACGCCCTGCCTGCTGGGACGCACCGGCTCGCTGGGCTGGACCGCTATGCCACCGCGGTGCAGATCTCCGCGCGGTTCAACCCGGGCGTGGACGCGCTGTACATCGCAACCGGGACCAACTATCCCGACGCGCTCTCGGCGTCCGCGGCCGCAGGAGCGCGCGGCGTCCCACTTCTGCTCGTCCAGCCGACTGCGGTGCCTGATGTCGTGTGGCAGGAGATTCTCCGCCTGGCCCCAGACGCGATCGTCATCGCGGGTGGGACCGGCGTGGTGTCCGCCGCGGTCGAGTCGAAGCTCGCCTCCGTCGCCCCCGTCGAGCGCCTCGCCGGCCCAGACCGCTATGCGACCGGCCGGCTGATCGCCGAGGATGCCGGGTTGACCAGCGACGTCGCCTTCGTTGCCGACGGTCGCAATTTCCCCGATGCGCTCTCCGCGGCCGCCGTCTCGGGCGCGTACGGCGGCGGCGTCGTTCTCGTCCCGGGCGGCGCATCGAGCCTCGACCTCGCAACGCGCACGACACTCACGAACATCGGCGCGTCGACCGTGCGGATCGCGGGCGGCACCGGTGCCGTGAGCTCCGGGATCGAGAACTCGCTGCAATCGGCGTTCGCCGAGGTGACGCGGCACGGCGGCAGCGACCGCTATGCGACGAGCGTGCTCGTGAACGGCGCAGGCTTCTCCAGCGCGTCCACAGTGTTCCTCGCCAATGGGACGAACTTCCCCGACGCACTCGCCGGCGGTGCGCTTGCCGGCTCGCTCGGGGCTCCGATGTTCATCGTGCAGCAGGGCTGCGTGCCCAAGGTCGTGCGCGACCAGATCCTCGCGTTCGCCCCTGACACCGTCGTGCTCCTCGGTGGCACCGGTTCCCTTTCGTCGGCGGTCGCCAGCCTGACCGAGTGTGCGTCGGCGCCAGCGCCCACTCCGACTCCGACTCCATCCAACCCGGGCAACACGAAAAACTGCAGCGACTTTGCGACCTGGTCGCAGGCGCAGAGCTGGTTCAACTACTACTACCCGTACTACGGCGACGTCGCCCAGCTCGACATGGACAACGACATGATCGCGTGCGAGTCCCTCCCGGGGGCGCCGTAG
- a CDS encoding S8 family peptidase — protein sequence MIDGKEPKPVEAPEVQRRVVVKVTDAARRERALKERPGERRAGEQEDDVGRDLVDAVAYLGDVIAEYQDRVAGEAYLEPLVGRDARERTGSGRRAAFDGYAAITVPDEASAARLAKELNARDDVETAYVEGGPTPPPGPPPVDASNDPRSGNQGYLEAAPDGIDARWAWGMTDGTGIGFVDLEQGWTLNHEDLAAAGITIISGVSQAYHGHGTAVLGEVVAVDNTKGGVGIAPAASARVVSQYRTSTTYSTAAAIISAADAMSPGDVLLLEAQTTAAGSSTSYLPVEVEQAVFDAIRNAVDSGIVVVEAAGNGGNDLDDWTDANGRHLLKVGDPDYRDSGAIMVGAATSAAPHSRLDFSNHGSRVDCYAWGQSVDTTGDGWTGTSTTAYTGGFGGTSGASPIVTGAAVLLQSWRKARKGHPFDPATVRVWLSSGLNTASADPATDRIGVMPNLRAIFDRIERNERFRIDDKFVYWVLILFGIINDAPGVIWVPGKGPVPVDPQWREIATRGRRDLVAAIAKEARAFDGRLTAKELDRIGEKAFKKFAG from the coding sequence ATGATCGACGGCAAAGAGCCGAAGCCGGTCGAGGCGCCGGAGGTGCAGCGGCGGGTGGTCGTCAAGGTCACCGACGCGGCGCGGCGCGAGCGGGCGCTGAAGGAGCGTCCGGGTGAGCGGCGGGCGGGGGAGCAGGAGGACGACGTCGGCCGCGATCTCGTCGACGCCGTCGCCTACCTCGGCGATGTGATCGCTGAGTACCAGGATCGGGTGGCCGGCGAGGCGTACCTCGAGCCGCTGGTCGGGCGCGACGCGCGCGAGCGGACCGGGTCGGGCCGGCGCGCCGCGTTCGACGGGTATGCGGCGATCACGGTGCCCGACGAGGCATCCGCTGCCCGGCTTGCGAAGGAGCTGAACGCGCGCGACGACGTCGAGACCGCCTACGTCGAGGGCGGGCCGACGCCGCCGCCGGGGCCGCCGCCCGTCGATGCGAGCAACGACCCGCGCAGCGGGAACCAGGGGTACCTGGAGGCCGCGCCCGATGGCATCGACGCGCGGTGGGCGTGGGGCATGACGGATGGCACGGGCATCGGGTTCGTCGACCTCGAGCAGGGGTGGACGCTGAACCACGAGGATCTCGCGGCGGCCGGCATCACGATCATCTCGGGCGTGAGCCAGGCGTACCACGGGCACGGCACGGCCGTGCTCGGCGAGGTCGTCGCGGTCGACAACACGAAGGGCGGCGTGGGCATCGCGCCCGCGGCATCCGCTCGGGTCGTCTCGCAGTACCGCACGTCGACGACGTACAGCACCGCGGCGGCCATCATCTCGGCGGCCGACGCGATGTCGCCCGGCGACGTGCTGCTGCTCGAGGCGCAGACCACCGCGGCCGGCTCGTCGACGTCGTACCTACCTGTCGAGGTCGAGCAGGCGGTGTTCGACGCCATCCGCAATGCCGTCGACTCCGGCATCGTCGTGGTCGAGGCGGCCGGCAACGGCGGCAACGACCTCGACGATTGGACCGACGCCAACGGCCGGCACCTGCTGAAGGTCGGCGACCCCGACTACCGCGACTCCGGGGCGATCATGGTGGGCGCCGCGACATCCGCCGCTCCGCACTCGCGGCTCGACTTCTCGAACCACGGCAGCCGCGTCGACTGCTACGCGTGGGGCCAGAGCGTCGACACCACGGGCGACGGATGGACCGGCACCTCGACCACGGCGTACACCGGCGGATTCGGCGGCACGTCGGGTGCGAGCCCGATCGTGACCGGCGCGGCCGTGCTGCTGCAGAGCTGGCGGAAGGCGCGGAAGGGGCATCCGTTCGACCCTGCGACCGTGCGGGTGTGGCTCTCGTCGGGCCTCAACACGGCCAGCGCCGACCCGGCGACCGACCGCATCGGGGTCATGCCGAACCTGCGCGCGATCTTCGACCGCATCGAGAGGAACGAGCGGTTCCGCATCGACGACAAGTTCGTGTACTGGGTGCTGATCCTGTTCGGCATCATCAACGACGCGCCCGGCGTCATCTGGGTGCCCGGCAAGGGGCCCGTGCCGGTCGACCCGCAGTGGCGCGAGATCGCGACGCGCGGGCGGCGCGACCTCGTCGCCGCGATCGCGAAGGAGGCGCGCGCGTTCGACGGGCGGCTGACGGCGAAGGAGCTGGATCGGATCGGGGAGAAGGCGTTCAAGAAGTTCGCCGGGTGA